In Candidatus Syntrophoarchaeum caldarius, a single window of DNA contains:
- a CDS encoding V-type ATP synthase, subunit I produces the protein MKRIQAVVLDEYTNEVVKSLEKAGVIHLTNITEDLERWEGLLTPYTHDETIARTSELFTRINTILEHLGEKEEQGIISRLFKGTEIQRTKVEDKPLGGHTATIESTFGEIEKRVLDINSRLESVKDELSTAYFTNRILKVLEKLNLDPDYIGAFTFTSTIAGLLPAQNIPDVEAFLNENIGEEFIMIREDLEGGAESLIIVTSLAERRDDIYKFLRIVDFEEFAPSPELPGAIKDAMEKITPTIETLENEVKSLQAELVEIRDSKLDELLMMRELVEIEDSTLRSKLNFGSTDMVNVLEGWIPAKRVADAEGAIKKASEGYCIIDVAEPTDEELPPTQLQNPRFAKPYEMMVEMFGVPNYREFDPTLLMAVIFPIFFAFMFPDVGHGFVVLLLGLLVGVFMKGIGPSMRDLGLIMIPCGIASMITGALFGEIFGWGEAAEAFIGEQVHPLMEPLWFDPILEAHSPIIFGITSGVVAFFVITLIFGGLHLTFGVILDIINRIKTKRSPLYPVLCLWFYSGFFYWLMYLVVNGNLYMKADLYIWMAIPLAIVSVEGVLEARHESKKSGVSGGAMDAVSWLLGGIIEALDVFSKFLSNTISYGRILAMALAHVCLMVLTILIAYMLVDISVIGPILFILIIIAGNIVVIGLEVLLVSIQTIRLHFYEFFTKFYDATGIAYQPLKVERVYTEE, from the coding sequence ATGAAACGAATACAGGCTGTCGTCCTGGATGAATATACAAACGAGGTTGTGAAAAGCCTCGAAAAGGCGGGTGTGATCCATCTCACAAATATAACAGAAGATCTCGAGAGATGGGAAGGATTACTCACACCTTACACACACGATGAGACGATAGCCAGAACATCTGAGCTATTTACGCGGATAAACACAATTCTGGAACATCTCGGGGAGAAAGAGGAGCAGGGTATCATCTCCAGGCTCTTCAAAGGCACAGAGATACAGCGAACGAAAGTCGAGGATAAACCGCTGGGAGGACACACGGCAACGATCGAAAGTACTTTTGGAGAGATTGAGAAGCGGGTTCTTGACATAAATTCCAGGCTCGAATCGGTCAAGGATGAGTTATCAACGGCTTATTTTACAAATAGAATCTTGAAAGTCCTTGAAAAGCTCAATCTTGATCCGGACTATATCGGTGCATTCACATTCACCTCAACGATAGCAGGCCTTCTGCCAGCACAGAATATACCTGATGTTGAAGCATTTCTTAATGAGAATATCGGCGAAGAGTTCATCATGATTCGAGAGGATCTGGAAGGTGGAGCCGAGAGCCTGATAATCGTAACCAGCCTTGCTGAACGGCGTGACGATATTTATAAGTTCCTCAGGATCGTTGATTTCGAGGAATTTGCCCCGTCACCTGAGCTTCCAGGTGCGATAAAGGATGCGATGGAGAAGATCACCCCCACGATCGAGACACTTGAGAACGAAGTAAAATCCTTACAGGCTGAACTCGTTGAGATCAGAGATAGTAAACTTGATGAACTCCTCATGATGCGTGAGCTGGTTGAGATTGAGGATAGCACACTCAGGTCAAAGCTCAACTTTGGATCCACTGATATGGTCAATGTGCTTGAGGGCTGGATTCCGGCAAAACGGGTGGCTGATGCGGAAGGTGCGATCAAAAAAGCTTCTGAAGGTTACTGTATCATCGATGTAGCTGAGCCCACAGATGAGGAACTACCACCAACACAGCTACAGAACCCGAGGTTTGCAAAGCCCTATGAGATGATGGTGGAAATGTTTGGGGTGCCAAACTACAGGGAATTTGATCCAACCCTTTTGATGGCTGTTATCTTCCCAATATTCTTTGCCTTCATGTTCCCCGATGTTGGACACGGTTTTGTTGTGTTGCTTCTGGGGCTGCTTGTTGGCGTCTTTATGAAGGGGATTGGACCCAGTATGCGAGATTTAGGACTCATCATGATCCCATGCGGAATCGCATCGATGATCACAGGTGCACTATTTGGTGAGATCTTTGGATGGGGCGAGGCGGCAGAGGCATTTATCGGTGAGCAGGTGCATCCGTTGATGGAACCACTCTGGTTTGATCCGATCCTTGAGGCCCACAGTCCGATCATCTTTGGAATCACGAGTGGTGTTGTTGCGTTCTTCGTGATAACCCTCATATTTGGTGGTCTGCACCTCACATTCGGCGTCATACTCGATATTATCAACAGGATAAAGACTAAACGGAGTCCTCTATATCCAGTACTCTGTCTCTGGTTCTACTCAGGTTTCTTCTACTGGCTTATGTACCTTGTTGTCAACGGCAATCTCTATATGAAAGCGGACCTGTACATATGGATGGCGATACCACTTGCAATCGTCTCTGTCGAAGGTGTGCTCGAGGCTCGGCATGAATCAAAAAAGAGTGGAGTCTCTGGAGGCGCAATGGACGCTGTTTCATGGCTTCTTGGTGGAATAATCGAGGCGCTTGATGTCTTCTCGAAGTTCCTCTCAAACACGATATCCTACGGCAGGATACTTGCGATGGCGCTCGCACATGTCTGTCTTATGGTACTTACGATCCTGATCGCATACATGCTCGTTGATATCAGTGTGATCGGTCCGATACTGTTCATACTGATCATCATCGCAGGTAACATCGTTGTGATAGGGCTTGAAGTGCTTCTTGTCTCGATCCAGACGATCAGGTTGCACTTTTACGAGTTCTTCACAAAGTTTTATGATGCAACAGGGATTGCGTACCAGCCTCTCAAGGTAGAGAGAGTATACACAGAAGAATGA
- a CDS encoding coenzyme F420 hydrogenase subunit beta produces MNDHTISQVVKDNLCTGCGTCLALCPNEAIEMVIDEKKGVYVPELNEEKCNNCGICYKVCPGHEVDFKELNLEIFGKEPDDILIGNYLNCYIGYSTDYDIRYNSSSGGLVTQLLIFALEEGIIDGALVTRMKKDNPLEPEPFIARTREEVIEARGSKYCPVPANVALKEILNSKEGEKFAVVGLPCHIHGLRKAQQVNEKLKEGVDNRVISHRNHHRTCHIRIYNV; encoded by the coding sequence ATGAATGATCACACAATCTCCCAGGTCGTAAAAGATAACCTTTGCACAGGCTGCGGGACGTGCCTCGCTCTGTGTCCGAATGAAGCGATAGAGATGGTGATCGATGAGAAGAAAGGGGTTTATGTCCCTGAATTGAACGAAGAAAAATGCAACAACTGTGGAATCTGCTATAAAGTCTGCCCTGGTCACGAGGTCGATTTCAAAGAGTTGAATCTTGAGATATTCGGGAAAGAGCCAGATGATATTCTGATCGGAAATTATCTTAATTGTTACATTGGATATTCTACAGATTACGATATCCGATATAATTCTTCATCGGGTGGTCTTGTTACTCAACTTTTGATCTTCGCTTTAGAAGAAGGAATAATAGATGGCGCTTTGGTTACAAGAATGAAAAAAGATAACCCCTTAGAGCCAGAGCCGTTCATTGCACGAACAAGAGAAGAGGTCATCGAGGCGAGAGGCTCGAAGTACTGCCCTGTGCCCGCGAATGTAGCACTAAAAGAGATTCTAAATTCAAAAGAAGGGGAGAAGTTTGCGGTCGTGGGGCTGCCCTGTCACATACACGGGCTCAGGAAGGCGCAGCAGGTGAACGAGAAGTTGAAGGAAGGGGTTGATAATAGGGTTATATCGCACCGCAACCATCATAGAACTTGCCACATAAGGATATATAATGTATGA
- a CDS encoding geranylgeranyl reductase translates to MKNECDILVIGAGFAGLSAAISASRAGAKTLIVAPSLAKTIPGGEVGLDLLGIGPKTAAAFKEVTGSFPPYYIETYGFKYISPEGKTFTDRSEEVRGWTLMTTEATEILFKKAIVEGSDYINASVIDFIINSGSVDGVILDDGRSIQSKVVICACGYNPQLIQKLGVAPPKDSLFALQTLLDMKKEGDEHLLFTFFCGKRWSNSLGGFLMPVSKKRAVLAIGVKSRGDAHSYLLRVIREHPVISRQVEWNPGRMHGGVISLGLAERSYGNGFLLAGDAAGHFRPIGGVGSGNALLFGRMAGTIAAEAVHEDDVSSNRLKAFEEAWMATLEGQSLIQMFPYSEIMRNADDRVLEDAFSGFEGRKISKTFYLELIAAISGESKIKEG, encoded by the coding sequence ATGAAAAATGAGTGCGACATCCTGGTTATAGGGGCGGGATTTGCAGGCCTGAGTGCAGCGATCTCTGCTTCAAGGGCTGGAGCAAAAACACTTATAGTTGCTCCTTCACTTGCAAAGACGATACCAGGTGGTGAAGTGGGGCTTGATCTCCTGGGAATAGGACCAAAGACCGCTGCTGCGTTCAAGGAGGTTACAGGATCTTTTCCACCGTATTACATCGAGACCTATGGTTTTAAATATATCTCACCCGAGGGAAAGACATTTACAGACAGATCGGAAGAGGTGAGAGGCTGGACGTTGATGACAACAGAAGCTACAGAGATCCTCTTCAAAAAAGCGATCGTTGAGGGCAGCGATTACATAAATGCATCTGTTATCGATTTCATCATAAATAGCGGCAGCGTTGATGGTGTGATACTCGATGATGGTAGATCGATCCAGTCAAAAGTCGTGATATGTGCATGCGGTTATAATCCACAGCTCATCCAGAAACTCGGGGTGGCACCGCCCAAAGACTCACTCTTTGCTCTGCAGACCCTCCTTGACATGAAGAAAGAAGGAGATGAACATCTGCTCTTTACATTCTTCTGCGGAAAGCGATGGTCCAACAGTCTCGGCGGATTTTTGATGCCCGTGAGCAAAAAGAGGGCAGTTCTGGCGATTGGTGTAAAGTCACGTGGAGATGCACACAGCTATCTTCTGAGGGTAATCAGAGAACACCCCGTAATATCCAGGCAGGTTGAATGGAATCCAGGCAGGATGCATGGAGGCGTAATCTCACTCGGTCTTGCAGAGAGAAGCTATGGTAACGGTTTTCTCCTTGCAGGAGATGCGGCAGGGCACTTTAGGCCGATAGGTGGTGTTGGGTCAGGAAACGCTCTTCTATTTGGTCGTATGGCTGGAACGATCGCGGCAGAAGCCGTGCACGAGGATGACGTCTCCAGTAATCGACTAAAAGCCTTTGAAGAGGCGTGGATGGCAACTCTAGAGGGTCAGTCACTCATACAGATGTTTCCATATTCAGAGATCATGAGAAATGCGGATGACAGGGTGCTTGAGGACGCCTTTTCGGGCTTTGAAGGTAGAAAGATCTCAAAGACATTCTATCTGGAACTTATTGCGGCAATTTCTGGAGAATCAAAAATAAAAGAAGGGTGA
- a CDS encoding nucleic acid-binding protein, contains PIN domain protein, whose translation MNRSVLDTSVIIKSIFKPPKSISSKIHKRELETHEKCRLIIKKLEEKKVETYIPKVCVVETAAVTKRLSDKDLARRISEGVFNSYELVDEAILFNIAWRIATETGCSGFDSYFIALARIEDAILFTDDGKMHSHAEEAGVSSVLIRKIDLEGIIDILEKM comes from the coding sequence ATGAATAGATCTGTTTTAGACACATCTGTCATCATAAAGAGCATTTTTAAGCCACCAAAATCCATCTCAAGTAAAATACATAAAAGAGAGTTGGAAACCCATGAAAAGTGCAGATTAATCATTAAGAAACTGGAAGAAAAGAAGGTAGAAACTTATATCCCAAAAGTTTGCGTTGTTGAAACAGCAGCAGTAACAAAAAGACTCAGTGATAAGGATCTTGCGAGGAGAATCTCTGAAGGAGTTTTCAATTCTTATGAGCTTGTTGATGAAGCTATTCTCTTCAACATCGCATGGAGAATTGCCACGGAGACCGGCTGTTCCGGATTCGATTCATATTTTATAGCATTGGCAAGGATAGAGGATGCGATACTGTTTACGGACGATGGAAAAATGCATTCTCATGCAGAAGAGGCTGGTGTTAGCTCTGTTTTAATCAGAAAGATCGATCTTGAAGGAATTATAGATATTCTTGAAAAGATGTGA
- a CDS encoding methylcobamide:CoM methyltransferase, translating to MNSYERVIAVLEGKKDEVDQIPCVNTVSTATVEFMEKEDAYWPDAHKDPEKMARLGAAAHKYCGLDNITIPFDMTVEAEVFGTPIDFREKAAKKGRYLWPGSKRHVAESPEMIYIPDDIANTKRVPVISKAIKILKEEYGGKAAVNVFMVPPFTGLSSYIVDTIKFMMAMKSDPDLVGRFMETLTPPFIEIANAYVDAGVDMITLHDMGAPCDNISQEQFVQFVKPYLTKIIAEIDVPVVLNICGKTEPIIGDMVECGANAIAVDEKDSIANVRASADAVTPGYPIIGNLAPKSVIHQAPIEVIKEQVKAVIDQGIDMVAPGCDFWIQTPSEKIKAMVDATAEFGKK from the coding sequence ATGAACTCTTACGAGAGAGTGATAGCAGTTCTGGAAGGTAAAAAAGACGAAGTAGATCAGATACCGTGTGTCAACACAGTATCCACCGCAACAGTGGAGTTTATGGAGAAGGAAGACGCGTACTGGCCGGATGCACACAAAGACCCTGAAAAGATGGCAAGGCTCGGTGCGGCGGCACATAAATACTGTGGTCTTGACAACATCACGATTCCTTTTGATATGACAGTGGAAGCAGAGGTATTCGGTACACCGATCGATTTCAGAGAGAAAGCGGCGAAAAAAGGAAGATACCTCTGGCCTGGTTCCAAACGGCATGTCGCGGAATCCCCTGAGATGATCTACATACCAGATGATATCGCGAACACAAAGCGTGTTCCAGTGATCTCAAAGGCGATAAAGATACTGAAGGAAGAGTATGGTGGCAAGGCGGCTGTAAATGTCTTTATGGTACCACCATTTACAGGACTGAGCAGTTATATTGTGGATACGATCAAGTTCATGATGGCGATGAAGTCAGACCCTGATCTCGTTGGTCGATTCATGGAAACACTGACACCCCCTTTCATCGAGATTGCAAATGCATATGTTGATGCGGGTGTTGATATGATAACGCTCCACGACATGGGTGCACCATGTGATAACATATCCCAAGAACAGTTTGTACAGTTTGTTAAGCCATATCTGACGAAAATAATTGCAGAGATCGATGTTCCGGTTGTTCTTAACATCTGTGGAAAGACCGAACCGATAATTGGTGATATGGTTGAATGCGGTGCGAATGCAATTGCAGTTGATGAGAAGGATTCAATCGCAAATGTGAGGGCTTCTGCAGACGCTGTTACTCCAGGATATCCAATCATCGGCAATCTGGCACCCAAGAGTGTGATTCACCAGGCTCCAATAGAAGTAATAAAAGAGCAGGTGAAAGCAGTAATCGATCAGGGTATTGATATGGTAGCTCCTGGATGTGATTTCTGGATACAGACACCTTCAGAGAAGATCAAAGCCATGGTTGATGCAACCGCAGAATTTGGTAAAAAATAG
- a CDS encoding twitching motility protein PilT, with protein MAEFFADTYALVEILKGSSGYKNYSDRSLITTEFNIFELTYALFRDFGSDTMDMLRLVRDEIEIAYAEDRDYIKASELRLLTNKESKNLSLIDCLGYVYAKRHRIKFLTGDREFEYMENVEYVK; from the coding sequence ATGGCTGAATTTTTTGCGGACACATACGCTTTGGTTGAGATTTTGAAAGGTAGTTCAGGTTACAAAAATTATTCTGATAGATCACTTATCACCACAGAATTCAATATTTTTGAACTTACGTATGCTTTATTCAGGGATTTCGGAAGCGATACAATGGATATGTTGAGGTTGGTGAGAGACGAGATCGAAATAGCGTATGCCGAAGATCGGGATTACATTAAAGCATCCGAGTTGAGATTGCTCACCAACAAAGAAAGTAAGAATCTTTCGCTGATAGATTGTCTTGGATATGTATATGCGAAAAGACACCGAATAAAATTTCTTACAGGTGATCGAGAGTTTGAATACATGGAAAATGTAGAATATGTCAAATAA
- a CDS encoding protein containing PilT protein, protein MIELVDFDAVTMLFDELDLNISFIGFECVEVTMLMEKYNLLPNDAMHLATMEKYGLTNIATNDSDFERVDWIKVWKPL, encoded by the coding sequence TTGATTGAACTGGTAGATTTTGATGCAGTGACGATGTTGTTTGATGAACTCGACCTGAATATCTCTTTCATTGGATTCGAATGTGTGGAAGTAACGATGCTGATGGAGAAATACAATTTGCTGCCAAACGATGCCATGCATCTTGCAACGATGGAAAAGTATGGACTAACAAACATCGCCACAAACGACAGCGATTTTGAGCGGGTTGACTGGATTAAGGTGTGGAAGCCATTATGA
- a CDS encoding metal-binding protein — protein sequence MAGHVTDYNVVFFPSGLRGTFEPGTNLFEVAMKLGVDIATICGGARECGKCKVVVEDGLELLDDMQPSEAALLSDDEKREGVRLLCCIEMPKEGRLVLKVPESSRLGAQRLQTEGLELPEDFVIDPAIRKYHIVLPKATLHDDRADQTRLLEEFKKQYGIDLEIPYEVLTYLPIVMREVGGKKKDFDITVVTIDDNKVLAVEPGDTTDRCYGFAVDVGSTKLAGFLMDLNTGKVVGVSSRMNPQIPYGEDVLSRITYAKKGMENLKTVQSAVISGLNDMLDEICELTGIRHDEVYEAVVVGNTAMHHLLLGVWPKFVTFAPYPAAVRKSLRAPSAKLGLKMHPNGSTYSLPIIRGFVGADQIAAQLAVDFLNNDEMILELDIGTNTEMTLGNKDGCMCVSCASGPAFEGMMIRCGMRASNGAVEKIRIDPETREVEYKLIEGITSGAIRSCSKFRKVETKAIGICGSGLCDVPAEFLKAGIILPSGQMNRELLGVDPRMREGPRGLEYVIVPAEETAIGKDIVIEQADIRELTLAKGAMFCGAYLLMREMGQTVETIDKLVIAGAFGNFIDPESARTMGMFPEFPLDKIEGIGNAAGTGVRKALVSRAERKMADRFSEECKFIEAAIHPDYMKLYPESMYLPNKNLDLFPETAEMLRKLGRI from the coding sequence GTGGCAGGACACGTAACTGATTACAACGTTGTCTTCTTCCCATCGGGGTTGCGAGGCACATTTGAGCCTGGTACAAACCTCTTTGAGGTTGCGATGAAGCTCGGTGTGGACATCGCTACGATCTGCGGTGGAGCACGTGAGTGTGGAAAGTGTAAGGTCGTTGTGGAAGATGGACTTGAGCTACTTGATGATATGCAGCCCTCCGAAGCGGCACTCCTCTCTGATGATGAAAAACGAGAGGGAGTCAGACTACTCTGCTGTATTGAGATGCCCAAAGAAGGTAGGCTTGTGCTCAAGGTACCTGAATCCAGCAGGCTCGGGGCACAGCGGCTTCAGACAGAGGGACTTGAGCTGCCAGAGGACTTTGTCATCGACCCAGCGATCCGCAAGTATCATATCGTACTACCGAAAGCAACGCTGCATGATGATCGTGCAGATCAAACAAGACTCCTTGAAGAGTTCAAGAAGCAATATGGAATCGATCTTGAGATACCCTATGAAGTTCTGACATATCTACCAATCGTGATGCGAGAGGTGGGTGGTAAGAAGAAGGACTTTGATATTACCGTTGTAACCATCGACGATAACAAGGTGCTGGCGGTTGAGCCAGGTGATACCACTGATCGATGCTATGGATTTGCGGTTGATGTTGGATCGACAAAACTTGCAGGTTTCCTGATGGATCTCAACACAGGGAAAGTCGTGGGCGTTTCGTCGAGGATGAACCCCCAGATTCCCTATGGTGAGGATGTCTTATCAAGGATTACATATGCAAAGAAGGGGATGGAAAATCTCAAGACAGTGCAGTCGGCCGTCATAAGTGGATTGAATGACATGCTCGATGAGATCTGCGAGCTTACCGGTATTCGACATGATGAAGTATATGAAGCAGTGGTTGTCGGAAATACAGCGATGCATCATCTACTCCTCGGCGTATGGCCCAAGTTTGTGACCTTTGCACCATACCCCGCAGCAGTGAGAAAATCATTGAGAGCGCCCTCTGCAAAACTCGGTTTGAAGATGCACCCCAATGGATCTACCTATTCACTCCCGATCATACGGGGCTTTGTGGGTGCAGACCAGATTGCAGCCCAGCTTGCGGTTGACTTCTTAAACAACGATGAGATGATCCTCGAGCTTGATATCGGTACAAACACCGAGATGACGCTTGGAAACAAGGATGGATGCATGTGTGTATCATGTGCTTCAGGTCCTGCATTTGAGGGTATGATGATCAGGTGCGGTATGCGGGCGTCAAATGGTGCGGTTGAGAAGATCAGAATCGATCCCGAGACAAGAGAAGTCGAATACAAACTCATCGAAGGGATCACATCAGGCGCTATCCGATCCTGTTCAAAGTTCAGAAAAGTGGAGACAAAAGCGATCGGTATATGTGGATCCGGGCTCTGTGATGTTCCAGCAGAATTTTTGAAGGCTGGTATAATACTCCCATCCGGGCAGATGAACAGAGAGTTACTGGGAGTCGATCCGAGGATGCGGGAAGGTCCACGAGGCCTGGAGTATGTGATCGTTCCAGCAGAAGAGACCGCGATCGGGAAGGATATCGTGATCGAACAGGCAGATATAAGAGAACTGACGCTTGCAAAGGGAGCTATGTTCTGTGGCGCATATCTACTGATGCGTGAGATGGGTCAGACCGTGGAGACGATCGATAAGCTTGTCATCGCTGGTGCATTCGGAAACTTCATCGATCCAGAGTCTGCCCGTACAATGGGTATGTTCCCTGAGTTCCCACTCGATAAGATCGAAGGTATCGGGAACGCTGCAGGAACAGGTGTCAGAAAGGCACTTGTCTCAAGAGCAGAGCGGAAGATGGCGGACAGGTTCTCAGAAGAGTGTAAGTTCATCGAAGCTGCGATACATCCCGACTACATGAAGCTCTATCCTGAGTCGATGTATCTACCGAACAAGAACCTTGATCTCTTCCCTGAGACCGCCGAGATGCTCAGGAAACTTGGCCGAATATGA
- a CDS encoding corrinoid methyltransferase, producing the protein MDREEFLEAVKNALVVGDKETCVNLIKEHIDEGIATPLDILRLGLGEGMTIAGDKYEAGEYFVPEMLMCVDVMDAAMEIVMPRIKEEMAASGGETIGKVVIGVVEGDIHDIGKTITASLLEAAGFEVYDLGRDVPAEEFIKKAKEVGADVIAASTLMTPTLEVMEELHEDLEDEGLRDKVKTIIGGGATSDEFAEEIGADGYAADAVEGVDAIKRMVQEIKMAMAELDKRVE; encoded by the coding sequence ATGGATAGAGAAGAATTCCTTGAAGCTGTAAAGAATGCGCTTGTTGTAGGAGATAAAGAAACATGTGTCAACCTCATCAAAGAGCATATCGATGAAGGTATAGCAACCCCACTTGATATACTCAGACTTGGTCTTGGTGAGGGTATGACAATTGCAGGTGACAAATACGAGGCGGGCGAATACTTTGTCCCAGAGATGCTGATGTGTGTTGACGTAATGGATGCCGCGATGGAGATTGTGATGCCAAGAATCAAAGAAGAGATGGCGGCATCAGGTGGCGAGACTATCGGTAAAGTCGTAATCGGTGTTGTTGAGGGAGATATTCACGACATCGGTAAGACTATCACCGCATCACTTCTTGAGGCTGCTGGATTTGAGGTCTATGATCTTGGACGAGATGTTCCTGCAGAAGAGTTCATAAAGAAGGCAAAGGAAGTTGGTGCTGATGTTATCGCTGCAAGTACACTCATGACTCCAACACTCGAGGTTATGGAAGAACTCCACGAGGATCTCGAAGATGAGGGTCTGAGGGACAAGGTCAAGACGATCATCGGCGGTGGTGCAACCTCAGATGAGTTTGCTGAAGAGATCGGTGCAGACGGTTATGCAGCAGACGCGGTCGAGGGAGTTGATGCGATAAAGCGTATGGTCCAAGAGATTAAGATGGCGATGGCGGAACTCGATAAGAGGGTTGAGTGA
- a CDS encoding membrane protein → MNKYTAEGLGYALEIVTSVVVVSFLGLLIAGWRPGEVIEGRHAIGLFLGAITGFILSIYSVIKKYQQE, encoded by the coding sequence ATGAATAAATACACGGCAGAGGGACTCGGATATGCACTCGAGATTGTCACCTCTGTCGTAGTTGTTTCTTTTTTGGGGTTACTTATAGCAGGCTGGCGCCCGGGTGAGGTTATTGAGGGGAGGCATGCTATCGGGCTCTTTCTCGGTGCAATTACTGGGTTTATCCTATCTATATACAGTGTAATTAAGAAATACCAACAAGAATAG
- a CDS encoding phosphoribosylaminoimidazole synthetase yields MATYRDAGVDIFKENEIIRSLSSHITYRRRGFGGPIGDIGHYAGLIDLGSLILAFTTDGVGSKILVAEELGKWDTIGIDCIAMNVNDLLAVGAEPLAFVDYLAMERGDENIAAEIGKGLNEGARLSNISIVGGETATLPEIINGMDLAGSALGVIQGKEKIITGDRIEKGDAIIGVPSSGIHSNGLTLARKVIEDAGYSYNDPFPPDPSKTIGEELLIPTKIYIEVVDLIKACDVHGLAHITGSGLLKLKRLTDLEFEITDPLPPQPIFKFLQEIGRIEDDEMYRTFNMGMGFLAVVDEADARKACGILGGEVVGRVRG; encoded by the coding sequence ATGGCTACATACAGGGATGCTGGCGTTGATATATTTAAGGAAAACGAGATTATAAGGTCTTTATCATCACATATTACATACAGGCGTCGTGGATTTGGTGGGCCGATCGGTGATATCGGACATTATGCAGGATTGATCGATCTTGGAAGTTTGATACTTGCCTTCACAACAGACGGCGTTGGATCAAAGATCCTCGTTGCAGAAGAGCTTGGAAAGTGGGATACAATCGGTATTGACTGCATAGCGATGAATGTGAACGATCTTCTTGCAGTTGGGGCTGAACCACTTGCTTTTGTCGATTACCTGGCTATGGAACGTGGGGATGAAAATATCGCAGCAGAGATTGGTAAGGGTCTGAATGAGGGCGCGAGGCTCTCCAATATCTCGATTGTTGGAGGCGAGACCGCAACGCTTCCTGAGATCATAAATGGCATGGATCTTGCAGGAAGTGCGCTCGGCGTGATCCAGGGAAAAGAAAAAATCATAACAGGTGATCGAATCGAGAAGGGAGATGCTATAATCGGTGTTCCATCATCAGGCATCCACTCAAATGGCTTAACACTTGCAAGGAAGGTCATTGAAGATGCAGGATATTCATACAACGATCCATTCCCACCCGATCCATCGAAGACAATAGGAGAGGAACTTTTGATCCCAACAAAGATCTATATCGAGGTTGTGGATCTGATCAAGGCATGTGATGTTCATGGACTTGCGCATATCACAGGATCAGGGCTTCTGAAGCTCAAAAGACTCACGGATCTTGAATTTGAGATCACAGATCCATTACCACCACAACCGATCTTCAAATTTCTGCAGGAGATAGGCAGAATCGAGGATGATGAGATGTATCGCACATTCAATATGGGCATGGGATTTCTTGCGGTGGTTGATGAGGCTGATGCCAGAAAAGCATGTGGGATACTTGGGGGAGAGGTTGTGGGGAGGGTGAGGGGGTAA